In one Desulfomicrobium macestii genomic region, the following are encoded:
- a CDS encoding ribonuclease catalytic domain-containing protein — MSTSLSLQPGCIMEFLQDNQPVTAWVLDVQGPRLRVFTSGQRELKLPLSRVLPWLGPQCPAGSSRQEMLDLLRTHNGRRERLAESVDALEIWDLAQGEVDEAGIEWFASLVFEEASPDQLAALGRKLLQTKTHFKFSPPQFEIYPQETVERRQEELRKAQERERLVGFGQVFLRGLWDIFCKRKSTLPQPDEEQASRIRDLLMTRLCNPDDRDSDALWKTMCQGMPEDPHLPLFLAQAWGIVPPHFNFHLCRAQYYWEPDWAEAHAEAVTALQERVLASRTEPIVDIVTIDSSSTQDIDDGFDLTRDQDGFKLRLALACPCLGWEFGSPLDKAVLHRFTSLYLPEGTSHMLPEALGKDFFSLRAGQERPALIISFDLDPEGALRSFDPQIAWISIKANLTYTGVENEIATADPGMLHHARDLATLLRQARIRDHAVIMDQPDPRMVLCKDPVNPEVEVVQSESTPEAQKIVSEFMILANKAMGSWARETGTALLFRTQNITLPAESAGVWTDPTDIYRIINNMGPSILECEPRRHATIGAKAYAPVTSPLRRYSDFINMAQIMARLTGHGRLLNQAELESLLPLLSSRAELVGQVQRMRPRYWKYEYFRQNHKKMRWSGIIVDPGSHLVTISLPDLQLFLKAPRKIFGDKIRLGQGFSIRIGKVDPLNNEIKIVEAWEEE, encoded by the coding sequence ATGTCCACCTCTCTATCCCTGCAGCCAGGGTGCATCATGGAATTCCTGCAGGACAACCAGCCCGTCACGGCCTGGGTCCTGGACGTCCAGGGGCCTCGCCTGCGGGTCTTCACCTCGGGGCAGCGCGAGCTCAAGCTCCCGCTGTCCCGCGTCCTGCCCTGGCTTGGGCCCCAATGTCCGGCGGGAAGCAGCCGTCAGGAGATGCTCGATCTGCTGCGCACGCACAACGGGCGCCGGGAACGCCTGGCGGAATCCGTCGATGCGCTGGAAATCTGGGACCTGGCCCAGGGCGAAGTGGACGAGGCGGGCATTGAATGGTTCGCAAGCCTGGTCTTCGAGGAGGCAAGCCCCGACCAGCTCGCGGCCCTCGGGCGCAAGCTGCTCCAGACCAAGACCCATTTCAAGTTCTCCCCGCCCCAGTTCGAGATCTATCCGCAGGAAACCGTGGAGCGCCGTCAGGAAGAGCTGCGCAAGGCTCAGGAGCGCGAGCGTCTGGTCGGCTTCGGGCAGGTCTTTCTGCGCGGACTGTGGGACATCTTCTGCAAGCGCAAAAGCACCCTGCCCCAGCCCGACGAGGAGCAGGCGAGCCGCATCCGCGACCTGCTCATGACCCGTCTGTGCAACCCCGACGACCGGGATTCGGACGCCCTGTGGAAGACCATGTGCCAGGGCATGCCGGAAGACCCGCACCTGCCGCTCTTTCTGGCCCAGGCCTGGGGCATCGTGCCGCCGCATTTCAATTTCCACCTCTGCCGCGCCCAATACTACTGGGAGCCGGACTGGGCCGAGGCCCACGCCGAGGCGGTCACGGCCCTGCAGGAACGGGTTCTGGCCTCGCGCACAGAGCCCATCGTCGACATCGTGACCATCGACTCCTCCAGCACCCAGGACATCGACGACGGATTCGACCTGACGCGGGATCAGGACGGGTTCAAGCTGCGTCTGGCCCTGGCCTGCCCCTGTCTTGGCTGGGAATTCGGCAGCCCCCTGGACAAAGCGGTGCTACACCGCTTCACTTCCCTCTATCTGCCCGAAGGCACCAGCCACATGCTGCCCGAGGCCCTGGGCAAGGATTTCTTCAGCCTGCGCGCCGGGCAGGAACGCCCGGCTCTGATCATTTCCTTCGATCTGGACCCGGAAGGAGCCTTGCGCTCCTTTGACCCGCAAATCGCGTGGATCAGCATCAAGGCCAACCTGACCTACACGGGTGTTGAAAACGAAATCGCGACAGCCGATCCCGGAATGCTGCACCACGCCCGCGACCTGGCCACCCTGCTGCGGCAGGCGCGCATCCGCGATCACGCCGTGATCATGGACCAGCCCGATCCGCGCATGGTCCTGTGCAAGGACCCGGTCAATCCGGAAGTCGAGGTCGTGCAGTCCGAATCCACGCCCGAAGCGCAGAAAATCGTGTCCGAGTTCATGATCCTGGCCAACAAGGCCATGGGCTCGTGGGCCCGGGAGACCGGCACCGCCCTGCTTTTCAGGACCCAGAACATCACGCTGCCCGCCGAAAGCGCCGGAGTCTGGACCGATCCCACGGACATCTACCGCATCATCAACAACATGGGCCCCTCCATCCTTGAATGCGAGCCCCGGCGTCACGCCACCATCGGGGCCAAGGCCTATGCTCCGGTGACCTCGCCGCTCAGGCGCTATTCGGACTTCATCAACATGGCCCAGATCATGGCCAGACTGACCGGGCACGGGCGCCTGCTGAACCAGGCCGAGCTCGAAAGCCTGCTCCCGCTGCTGTCCAGCAGGGCCGAACTGGTCGGACAGGTTCAGCGCATGCGCCCACGATACTGGAAATACGAATATTTCAGGCAAAATCACAAAAAGATGCGCTGGTCCGGGATCATTGTCGATCCGGGCTCGCACCTGGTGACCATCTCGCTGCCCGATCTGCAGCTCTTCCTGAAGGCTCCGCGCAAGATCTTCGGGGACAAGATCCGCCTCGGCCAGGGCTTTTCCATCAGAATCGGCAAGGTCGATCCCCTGAACAACGAGATCAAGATCGTCGAGGCCTGGGAAGAGGAATGA
- a CDS encoding IMP cyclohydrolase produces the protein MSDLKKMYHTLNRDSFPADLTLTVGEQTIRYAKKTWNIGGEQKGLRYGENPDQPAALYEVVESSFNMDGVAFQQGQHKLVSSLTEDNLIQSGKHPGKINLTDVDNGINMLQYLTAKPAAIILKHNNPCGAAWSDEGLFTALTRAFASDRIAAFGGTIIVNRTLDKDCAEFISGSYFEVIAAPDFTAEALTVLTAKKNLRIIGIPALAELEKIVGTPFLDIKSLVDGGLIIQASFRNRILTEDDFLPAEAIKDGTTYLARKPSRREAEDLLFAWAVEAGVTSNSIIFARDGATVSIGTGEQDRVGCVELTIQKAYTKYADKLAFERHGLSLYELKQKARADQELASSLAEILASTEQARGGLPGTVLVSDGFFPFRDGVDLAVAQGVTAIAQPGGSIRDWEIIQAVNSATPQVAMVFTGQRSFKH, from the coding sequence ATGAGTGATCTCAAGAAGATGTATCATACGCTGAACCGGGACTCCTTTCCCGCCGACCTGACCTTGACCGTGGGCGAACAGACCATCCGCTACGCCAAGAAAACCTGGAACATCGGCGGCGAACAGAAAGGATTGCGCTACGGCGAAAACCCGGACCAGCCCGCGGCGCTCTATGAAGTGGTCGAGAGCTCCTTCAACATGGACGGCGTCGCCTTCCAGCAGGGACAGCACAAGCTCGTGTCGAGTCTGACCGAGGACAACCTGATCCAGTCCGGCAAACATCCGGGCAAGATCAACCTGACCGACGTGGACAACGGCATCAACATGCTCCAGTACCTCACGGCCAAGCCCGCCGCCATCATCCTCAAACACAACAATCCCTGCGGCGCGGCCTGGTCTGACGAGGGCCTGTTCACGGCCCTGACCCGCGCCTTCGCCTCCGACCGCATCGCGGCCTTCGGCGGCACCATCATCGTCAACCGCACCCTAGACAAGGACTGCGCCGAGTTCATAAGCGGAAGCTACTTCGAGGTCATCGCCGCCCCGGATTTCACGGCCGAGGCCCTGACCGTCCTGACCGCGAAAAAGAACCTGCGCATCATCGGCATCCCGGCGCTGGCCGAGCTGGAAAAAATTGTCGGCACCCCTTTTCTGGATATAAAATCCCTGGTCGACGGCGGACTCATCATCCAGGCCTCCTTCAGGAACAGAATCCTGACCGAGGACGACTTCCTGCCCGCCGAGGCGATCAAGGACGGCACCACCTACCTGGCCCGCAAGCCCAGCCGCCGCGAAGCCGAGGATCTGCTCTTCGCCTGGGCCGTGGAAGCCGGAGTGACCTCGAACTCCATCATCTTCGCCCGCGACGGGGCCACCGTGTCCATCGGCACGGGTGAACAGGACCGGGTGGGCTGCGTCGAGCTGACCATCCAGAAGGCCTACACCAAGTACGCCGACAAGCTGGCCTTCGAACGCCACGGCCTCTCCCTGTACGAGCTGAAGCAAAAAGCCCGGGCGGACCAGGAGCTGGCCTCTTCCCTGGCCGAGATTCTGGCCAGCACCGAACAGGCCAGGGGCGGCCTGCCCGGCACGGTCCTCGTCTCGGACGGATTCTTCCCCTTCCGTGACGGCGTGGATCTGGCCGTGGCCCAGGGCGTGACCGCCATCGCCCAGCCCGGCGGCTCCATCCGCGACTGGGAAATCATCCAGGCCGTGAACAGCGCCACCCCGCAGGTGGCCATGGTCTTCACCGGCCAGCGCTCCTTCAAACACTAG
- a CDS encoding adenylosuccinate synthase: MANIVVMGAQWGDEGKGKIVDLLTTDVAAIVRFQGGNNAGHTLVVNGKQTILHLIPSGILHQGKKCMIGNGVVLDPSVFCLEMDKLAASGIDVSPERLLISKKTQLIMPYHCAIDSARENFKSGSDKIGTTGRGIGPCYEDKAARIGIRAADLADEALLRQKIEKALVEKNALLTGLYGQEPMSAQKIFEQLLPVAKRLTPYLGDVSSAIQEAAGQGVLFEGAQGTHLDIDHGTYPFVTSSNTVAGNASAGSGCSPRMFDRIVAIVKAYTTRVGAGPFPTEQPEGAGAYMQEKGAEFGATTGRKRRCGWLDMVVLRESQRLNGPTEIALTKLDVLGGLDELKLCVAYRYRGEEVAYPPQEENGMAYVEPIYESMPGWTEDITGCRTFAELPSATRDYIARIEEILGIPVSIVSVGPDRDQTILR; encoded by the coding sequence ATGGCGAATATCGTAGTCATGGGCGCCCAGTGGGGCGACGAAGGAAAGGGCAAGATAGTCGATTTGTTGACCACGGATGTGGCCGCCATCGTGCGCTTTCAGGGCGGAAACAATGCCGGACACACGCTGGTGGTCAACGGCAAGCAGACCATTTTGCACCTCATTCCGTCCGGCATCCTGCATCAGGGCAAGAAGTGCATGATCGGCAACGGCGTTGTGCTGGACCCCTCCGTGTTCTGCCTTGAGATGGACAAGCTGGCCGCGTCGGGCATCGACGTCAGCCCCGAGCGGCTTTTGATCAGCAAGAAGACCCAGCTCATCATGCCGTATCATTGCGCCATCGACAGCGCGCGGGAAAATTTCAAGAGCGGATCGGACAAGATCGGCACCACGGGCCGGGGCATCGGTCCCTGCTACGAGGACAAGGCCGCACGCATCGGCATCCGCGCTGCGGATCTGGCGGACGAAGCCCTGCTCAGGCAGAAGATCGAAAAAGCCCTGGTGGAAAAAAACGCCTTGCTCACCGGCCTCTATGGCCAGGAGCCCATGTCGGCGCAGAAGATTTTCGAGCAGCTCCTGCCCGTGGCCAAGCGTCTGACTCCCTATCTCGGCGACGTGTCCTCGGCCATCCAGGAGGCCGCCGGACAGGGCGTTCTTTTCGAGGGCGCGCAGGGCACCCATCTTGATATCGATCACGGCACCTATCCCTTTGTGACCTCATCCAACACCGTGGCCGGAAACGCCTCGGCCGGATCAGGATGTTCGCCGCGCATGTTCGACCGCATCGTGGCCATCGTCAAAGCCTACACCACCCGCGTGGGCGCGGGCCCGTTTCCGACGGAGCAGCCCGAGGGCGCTGGCGCCTACATGCAGGAGAAGGGCGCGGAGTTCGGCGCGACCACTGGCCGCAAGCGCCGCTGCGGCTGGCTGGACATGGTCGTCCTGCGCGAATCGCAGCGCCTGAACGGCCCCACGGAGATCGCCCTGACCAAGCTCGATGTCCTGGGCGGTCTCGACGAACTGAAGCTCTGCGTGGCCTATCGCTACCGGGGCGAAGAAGTCGCCTATCCGCCGCAGGAAGAGAACGGCATGGCCTATGTCGAGCCGATCTACGAGAGCATGCCCGGCTGGACGGAAGACATCACCGGATGTCGGACCTTCGCCGAGCTGCCTTCGGCCACGCGCGATTACATCGCCCGCATCGAGGAAATCCTGGGCATTCCGGTGTCCATCGTGTCCGTGGGTCCGGACCGGGACCAGACCATTCTGCGCTGA
- a CDS encoding DNA polymerase III subunit delta' yields the protein MSTPWQHIISSQPRIAGFLERLAQAPPNSLLLEGGNASERLAFGLFWAARLMCREAAPPCGKCRICLQIADDACRDLFLLNGAEGSINVDTVREVRAVLGDPPAGRGPRVVILAEAQALGDGAANALLKSLEEPSPGNVFVLLAPSREILLPTLVSRSFVLTLGWPKGGLEDPDLGERLRALCEFIQSGKGAWLEWTGRKGSVDARMADSILREVQRSLVQAGYGNPLTELARLLAARLDVVAVRQVGVIIENALESLEVGANPAVVLEWVAIRMWNLLHK from the coding sequence ATGTCCACACCCTGGCAGCATATCATCTCTTCCCAGCCCCGCATCGCGGGGTTTCTGGAACGCCTCGCCCAGGCTCCGCCCAATTCACTGCTCCTGGAAGGCGGAAACGCTTCCGAACGTCTGGCCTTCGGGCTTTTCTGGGCCGCGCGGCTGATGTGCCGCGAGGCGGCTCCTCCGTGTGGAAAGTGCCGCATCTGCCTGCAGATCGCCGATGACGCCTGTCGTGATCTTTTTCTCCTGAACGGGGCCGAGGGTTCGATCAACGTGGACACGGTGCGCGAAGTACGCGCCGTGCTCGGCGATCCGCCTGCGGGTCGGGGACCGCGCGTGGTCATCCTGGCCGAGGCGCAGGCCCTGGGCGACGGCGCGGCCAATGCGCTGCTCAAGTCCCTGGAGGAACCAAGCCCGGGCAACGTCTTTGTGCTTTTGGCTCCGAGCCGTGAAATTTTGCTGCCGACCCTGGTGTCCCGCAGTTTCGTGCTTACCTTGGGTTGGCCCAAAGGCGGGCTCGAAGACCCCGATCTGGGCGAGCGCCTGCGCGCCTTGTGCGAGTTCATCCAGAGCGGCAAGGGCGCCTGGCTCGAATGGACGGGGCGCAAGGGCAGCGTGGACGCGCGGATGGCCGACTCCATTTTGCGCGAGGTCCAGCGCAGCCTGGTCCAGGCCGGGTACGGCAACCCCCTGACCGAGCTGGCACGCCTCCTGGCCGCGAGGCTGGATGTGGTCGCGGTGCGTCAGGTGGGCGTCATCATCGAGAATGCCCTCGAAAGTCTGGAAGTGGGGGCCAATCCAGCCGTGGTGCTGGAGTGGGTCGCCATACGCATGTGGAACCTCCTGCACAAATAA
- the serB gene encoding phosphoserine phosphatase SerB, translated as MREIILIQIAGTDRDGLLAGIMGQLAESGVTILDISQSVIHDDLSLGVLIEVPRENESSPILKDLLYWAHNQGLHLKFSPVTEDDYERWVGVQGRKRHIVTVLGRTITAANLAAMAEVITSHGLSIDCITRLSGRRSLANPPAMPRSCLEFSVRGTPEDISGMRAAFLDLSREQGIDIGFQEDNAFRRIRRLVCFDMDSTLIQAEVIDELAKRAGVGEEVAAITEAAMRGELDFSQSLRKRVSLLKGLPETVLQDVAATLPMTEGAERLIRTLKSLGYTIAILSGGFNYFGHRLQEQLGIDYVHANELEIKDGVLTGGLVGEIVDGAGKARLLKSIAAEEHISLSQVIAVGDGANDLPMLDVAGLGIAFHAKPVVRQGAGQAISNVGLDGVLYFLGLRDRETLDQLAGREG; from the coding sequence ATGCGCGAAATCATTCTCATACAAATCGCCGGCACTGACCGGGACGGTCTTCTGGCCGGGATCATGGGGCAGCTGGCCGAGTCCGGGGTGACCATCCTCGACATCAGCCAGTCCGTCATTCACGACGACCTCTCCCTTGGCGTGCTCATCGAGGTGCCGCGCGAGAACGAATCCTCGCCCATTTTGAAGGACCTCCTCTACTGGGCCCACAACCAGGGTCTGCACCTCAAGTTTTCCCCCGTGACCGAGGACGATTACGAACGCTGGGTCGGCGTGCAGGGCCGCAAGCGGCATATCGTGACCGTGCTCGGGCGCACCATAACGGCGGCCAATCTGGCGGCCATGGCCGAGGTGATCACCTCGCACGGACTGAGCATCGACTGCATCACCCGCCTTTCGGGTCGCAGATCCCTGGCCAATCCGCCGGCCATGCCCCGGTCCTGCCTCGAATTTTCCGTGCGCGGTACTCCGGAAGACATCTCCGGCATGCGCGCCGCTTTTCTGGACCTCTCCCGGGAACAGGGCATCGACATCGGCTTTCAGGAAGACAACGCCTTCCGTCGCATTCGTCGGCTGGTCTGTTTCGACATGGATTCGACCCTGATCCAGGCCGAGGTCATCGACGAGCTGGCCAAGCGGGCCGGAGTGGGCGAGGAGGTCGCGGCCATCACCGAGGCGGCCATGCGCGGGGAGCTGGACTTTTCCCAGAGCCTGCGCAAGCGCGTGAGCCTGCTCAAGGGCCTGCCCGAAACCGTGCTGCAGGATGTCGCCGCGACCCTGCCCATGACCGAGGGCGCGGAAAGACTCATTCGCACCCTGAAGAGCCTTGGCTACACCATCGCCATCCTGTCCGGCGGTTTCAATTATTTCGGGCACCGTCTGCAGGAGCAACTCGGCATCGACTACGTGCACGCCAACGAGCTTGAGATAAAGGACGGGGTCCTGACCGGCGGACTGGTGGGCGAGATCGTCGACGGCGCGGGCAAGGCCCGGTTGCTGAAGTCCATCGCCGCCGAGGAGCATATCTCCCTGTCTCAGGTCATTGCCGTGGGCGACGGGGCCAACGATCTGCCCATGCTCGACGTGGCCGGGCTCGGCATCGCCTTTCACGCCAAGCCCGTGGTCCGTCAGGGCGCGGGGCAGGCCAT